The following DNA comes from Cellulophaga sp. HaHa_2_95.
GGGATTCCTCGCTTTTATTGTAGCCATGCCTCTTATCATGATTACTTGGCCTTATGGAATTATCTTAATTACGGCTTTTGTTATCCTTAGAGAAATACTTACACCAAGTTCAAAGAATACTTTTTATGAGTTACAAGGTGCTTTGCCTACCTCTAAAATTAGATCTCTAGCCATGGGCTTAGTAGAAGTTTCAGGAAAAACAATACTCATAGAACCCGTTTTATCTGCAATAAAAAAAGTGCCTTGCATTGGATACCTCTATAAAGTAGATGCCATAAACAGGGATAAAAATGGAAAAATAAGTTATAGCACTATTTCAAAGGAAACGGTCTGCAATTCATTTCAGATAAATGATGGCAGTGGCGTCATTACGGTATCAGGAGATGATCTTGAGTTGATAGATTTACCAGAATCTAAATACTCTTATACCGCCGGTGATAGACGTTTTCAATTATTTTTATTAGAAGAAAATATGAAGGTGTTGCTTATTGGTAAGGCCACGAATAGAAACCAACAGGTATTCATTGAAAAAGACCCTTCCAAAGATGTATTTGGCGTTGCTACTTATGAGCATATAAAACAGTGGAATTTATTGCGGCCCTTACAACAATCATTTGTAAAATACCTTTTGATTTTGATTGCCTGTGTCAGCGTTATTTTAACTTGTGAAATCACCGTTCATGAAAACGAATTACTCTTTTCTTTCAAGTCGCTCTTAGAGGTATTTAATTTAAAAGAATCACTACCATTTCAATTATAAACTTAAAAAAATGAAACCCTATTTATTCATCATTATTATAGCTCTTATACTCCTGTTTTTTGTCAGAGGAATAGTTTCGCTTTACAACCGCTTGGTTATGTTAAGGGCTAATACCGATAAGAATTTTGCAAATATTGATGTGCTATTGAAACAACGCGCTGATGAAGTTCCGGAATTGGTGAGCATTGTAAAGGGGTATATGCGCTACGAAGAAAACCTGTTAACAAAGGTGACGGAATTGAGAACGCAGTATTTGAGTGCTAGTGATAAAGAAGAGAAAATAAAAACATCTAACGCTTTAAACAAAAGCTTAGCTTCCATTATGGTAGTTTCTGAAAATTACCCCGAGTTAAAAGCAAACGCTTCTTTTTCGGCACTGCAATCAAGAGTCTCGGAATTAGAAAACCATATAGCCGATCGTCGGGAACTCTATAATGAAAGCATCAATCTCTATAATATTGGCATTAATGAATTCCCTGATCTATTAATAGCAAAACCTTTTGGTTTTAAAAACAAAGAATTATTACAAATTACTCAAGCAGAAAAAAAGTATGATGGAGTTCAGTTTTGAGTATTATGATTGGTTAAAAGAAATCAATATAAATACAAGTATTATTAAGTCCGTAGCATTTTTTGGTGTCCTATTGCTTATAGTTCCAGCTAGAATATTAGCTATTTTTATGCGAACGGAAGCTAGGAAAAAGTTTCTATGGCTGGTTTTCGTATGTGTCATAGCCACATGGCTATTCGGATCTTTGGTGGTCGGCGTTATGGCTTCTTATATTCTTGGCGGATTAAAGCTTTTTTTAGCTTGGCTAGCGGTTTTGTGCAATGTACTTGGTTTTACAGTAGCTAATCACTCAAGGTTATATAAAATTTACGAGCAGCAACTAGCCAAAGGGTTCTATAAAAACTAACATGAAAATTTAATTTAAAATTCTCTATTTAATCCTTGACTAATCATCAATAATTTTTTCCATATGAGTTCAAAAATAATTATTAGTTTATTCTCTATTTTACTTTTGGTACTAGTAGCCAACGGACAAAATAAAGTGGATTATGACCAAGTGGATATAGAAATTACCAACCATTATAAAGACTATAAATACTCGAATAAAAAGCGACCTGGGTATTATTTACAAGTTAATAATCAAAATTGCTATTATGATATAAGGCTTAATGATTTAAATATTAATAATTATTTTCGTGAGTATCCTGCGTATTCGGTTAGAAAGCCTCTTAATCTAAGGATTTTAAAAAGTGGTGAACAGTTAATTTCCGTAAAAGTATTTCCAGTTATTGGAGAGAAATTATCTGAAAAAGCAGGCTTACAATTACAGCTAGTGCGTTATAGTGATATGACAGATCCAGATCATGAATTCGGTAGATTTACAGTCCTATGGGAATGGGAAATGCCCAAGGTTGGTGATCAAAAGATCCCTGAATTTACGATAGAACATGAATTTGATGCTAAGGTTCCATTCGTCTTAGAAACGCTCGACCTATATGCCCAAGACCTTTCCGAATTGGAGGAAGAAGACGTGCTTAAAGAAGTAATCGAACATTTTACGATAAAGCGACAAACAATAATAAATAAAACACAAGATAGAGACCATCTGGAAAGACATTTAAAAAGAGCATTAATTCAACTTTACAAAGGCAAAGAATTGTCTGATAAAACTATTGATGGAATGATAAATATTAAAGATGGAATGGAGCCTCAACCCTTGGAGGATTTTGAAATTAAA
Coding sequences within:
- a CDS encoding LemA family protein yields the protein MKPYLFIIIIALILLFFVRGIVSLYNRLVMLRANTDKNFANIDVLLKQRADEVPELVSIVKGYMRYEENLLTKVTELRTQYLSASDKEEKIKTSNALNKSLASIMVVSENYPELKANASFSALQSRVSELENHIADRRELYNESINLYNIGINEFPDLLIAKPFGFKNKELLQITQAEKKYDGVQF